The Halorubrum sp. BV1 sequence GGACGCTGAACGAACTCGGCGTTTCGTACCGCTCGCGGTACGTCGAGCCGATGCACTCAGAGCGCAACGTCGTCAAGCGCGTCTCCGGTGCCCGGAGCGTCCCGGCGATCGTCGACCCCGAGACGGGCGTGACGATGTCCGAGAGCGCGAACATCGTCGAGTACCTCGAAGGAACCTACGGCGACGGAGGTGCCTGAGATGCCCGACTTCGACGTCGTCTCCCTTCCCGAGACGGACCACGTCGCCGAGGGCGACACCGCGCCCGACTTCACCCGCCCGCTCGTCGACGCGGAGTACTGGGAAGACCGGTCGCTCGATTCCGTCGTCGACGGACCCACGCTTCTGGTCTTCCATCCGATGGATGGTGCGTTCCAAGCGACGTACCTCTACAACACGGTCGACGAGCACGGATGGGCCGACGACCTCGACGTGGTCGGACTCTCCGTCTCCACGCCGTACGCTCACAAGCGCCTGCTCGGCGAGCGTGCCGACGGCGTCCGGATCTTCTCCGACCCCGGCGCGGGCGTGATAGAAGAGTACGGGCTCGCACACGACATCGACGGCATGACCGGGATCACGGAGACGCGGCCGGCCGTCTTCCTCCTCGACGGCGACCGGAGCGTCGAGTACGCGTGGGTTGCGAGCGACCACCCCGAGTTCCCCGACGCCGAGGCGATAGACGCCGCGGTCGACGACCTGCTCGACTGAATCGGTCGACGACCATCGGATCGCGGTTTTTCCGGTTGCCTACTCCGCTAGCGACAGTGCGGCGAGAAGCGACTCCAGTTGCACCTGCTCGTTCGCGCCCTCCGCGATCCGGTAGTCGGCCTCGCCGATCCGCTCCATCAGGCGGACGGCCTCCCGCTCCGTGAGGTCGAACTCCCAGACCGAGCGGTGCAGCTGGTCTATCACGTCCCCGCCCGCCATTCCCGTCTCGGTCAAGAGCGTGTCGAGCGTCGCCCGCGCCTTGGTGAAATCGCCATCCAAGGCGTCCGTCACCATCGACTCGATCTCCTCGGGTCGGGCCGT is a genomic window containing:
- a CDS encoding redoxin domain-containing protein — encoded protein: MPDFDVVSLPETDHVAEGDTAPDFTRPLVDAEYWEDRSLDSVVDGPTLLVFHPMDGAFQATYLYNTVDEHGWADDLDVVGLSVSTPYAHKRLLGERADGVRIFSDPGAGVIEEYGLAHDIDGMTGITETRPAVFLLDGDRSVEYAWVASDHPEFPDAEAIDAAVDDLLD
- a CDS encoding glutathione S-transferase N-terminal domain-containing protein codes for the protein MTEPQITLYRLQACPYCERVARTLNELGVSYRSRYVEPMHSERNVVKRVSGARSVPAIVDPETGVTMSESANIVEYLEGTYGDGGA